Proteins encoded together in one Pseudoroseomonas cervicalis window:
- the queG gene encoding tRNA epoxyqueuosine(34) reductase QueG produces MDTPEARAAAIRDEALRLGFDAVGFAPARLGPEVRARLDAFLAAGMQGEMGWLADRAGQRAHPQALWPEAVSVIALGMNYGPDHDPRALQAQRDVGAISVYARHRDYHDIVKKRLKALARWMVERWRGSELKVFVDTAPVAEKPLAQQAGLGWQGKHTNLVSRSHGSWLFLGEVYTTLDLAPSGAGQDHCGGCTRCLSACPTAAFPAPYRLDARRCISYLTIEHKGPIPEEFRAAIGNRIYGCDDCLAACPWNKFAQAAREPGLIPREDLTAPRLAELAALDDSGFRALFSGSPIKRIGRDRFLRNVLIAIGNSAEPALRPVAERLAADPSEIVAEAARWARARLSAAAPST; encoded by the coding sequence ATAGACACCCCTGAAGCCCGCGCCGCCGCCATCCGGGACGAAGCCCTCCGCCTGGGCTTCGATGCGGTGGGCTTTGCCCCGGCGCGGCTGGGGCCGGAGGTGCGGGCGCGGCTGGATGCCTTCCTGGCTGCCGGCATGCAGGGCGAGATGGGCTGGCTGGCCGACCGGGCCGGACAGCGCGCCCATCCGCAGGCGCTGTGGCCCGAGGCGGTCTCCGTCATCGCGCTGGGCATGAATTACGGGCCGGATCACGACCCGCGCGCGCTCCAGGCGCAGCGCGACGTGGGCGCCATCAGCGTCTATGCCCGGCACAGGGACTACCACGACATCGTCAAGAAGCGGCTGAAGGCGCTGGCCCGCTGGATGGTGGAGCGCTGGCGCGGCAGCGAGCTGAAGGTCTTCGTCGACACCGCCCCGGTGGCGGAGAAGCCGCTGGCGCAGCAGGCGGGGCTCGGCTGGCAGGGCAAGCACACCAATCTGGTCTCGCGCAGCCACGGCTCCTGGCTGTTCCTGGGCGAGGTCTACACCACGCTGGACCTGGCGCCCTCTGGCGCCGGGCAGGATCATTGCGGCGGCTGCACGCGCTGCCTCTCCGCCTGCCCGACGGCGGCCTTCCCCGCCCCCTACCGGCTGGATGCGCGGCGCTGCATTTCCTACCTGACGATCGAGCACAAGGGCCCGATCCCGGAGGAATTCCGCGCCGCCATCGGCAACCGCATCTATGGCTGCGACGACTGCCTGGCCGCCTGCCCCTGGAACAAATTCGCCCAGGCGGCGCGCGAGCCCGGGCTGATCCCGCGCGAGGACCTGACCGCGCCTCGCCTGGCCGAGCTGGCCGCGCTGGACGATTCCGGCTTCCGCGCGCTGTTCTCCGGCTCGCCCATCAAGCGCATCGGGCGCGACCGCTTCCTGCGCAATGTGCTGATCGCCATCGGCAATTCGGCCGAGCCGGCGCTGCGCCCGGTGGCCGAGCGGCTGGCCGCCGACCCGTCGGAGATCGTGGCGGAGGCCGCCCGCTGGGCGCGGGCGCGGCTCTCCGCCGCGGCGCCGTCAACCTAA
- the queF gene encoding preQ(1) synthase, producing MTTSHDVSGLTMLGQAVAQPQSPEEAVLERVPNPHPGQRYTVRFVAPEFTSLCPLTGQPDFAHLVIDYIPGDWLVESKSLKLFLTSFRNHGAFHEACTVGIGLRLAETLAPVWLRIGGYWYPRGGIPIDVFWQTGAAPEGVWIPEQGVPPYKGRG from the coding sequence ATGACCACCTCTCACGACGTCTCCGGCCTGACCATGCTGGGCCAGGCCGTCGCCCAGCCGCAATCGCCCGAGGAGGCGGTGCTGGAGCGCGTGCCCAACCCGCATCCCGGCCAGCGCTACACGGTGCGCTTCGTGGCGCCGGAATTCACCTCCCTCTGCCCGCTGACCGGCCAGCCGGATTTCGCGCATCTGGTGATCGACTACATCCCCGGCGACTGGCTGGTGGAGAGCAAGAGCCTGAAGCTGTTCCTGACCAGCTTCCGCAACCATGGCGCCTTCCACGAGGCCTGCACGGTGGGCATCGGCCTGCGCCTGGCCGAGACGCTCGCCCCCGTCTGGCTGCGCATTGGCGGCTACTGGTACCCGCGCGGCGGCATCCCGATCGACGTGTTCTGGCAGACGGGGGCGGCGCCGGAGGGGGTCTGGATCCCGGAGCAAGGGGTGCCGCCCTATAAGGGGCGTGGCTGA
- the queC gene encoding 7-cyano-7-deazaguanine synthase QueC has translation MQDGTTSQITPDGLLGRHTVEDGALVLFSGGQDSATCLAWALTRFARVETLGFDYGQRHRIELECREGFRSGLPEDWQARLGPDHTLRLDALGELSDTALTRETEIAMQADGLPNTFVPGRNLLFLTFAAALAYRRGLRHIVGGMCETDFSGYPDCRDDTIKALQLALNLGMERRFILHTPLMWLDKGETWALAERLGGQRLVCDIVEKTHTCYRGERGALHPWGHGCAACPACELRARGWAEYQSRR, from the coding sequence ATGCAGGACGGCACCACATCCCAGATCACCCCGGACGGGCTGCTCGGCCGCCATACGGTGGAGGATGGCGCGCTGGTGCTGTTCAGCGGCGGGCAGGATTCCGCCACCTGCCTGGCCTGGGCGCTGACCCGCTTCGCGCGGGTGGAGACGCTGGGCTTCGATTACGGCCAGCGCCACCGGATCGAGCTGGAATGCCGCGAGGGCTTCCGCAGCGGCCTGCCGGAGGATTGGCAGGCGCGGCTCGGCCCTGACCACACGCTGCGGCTCGACGCGCTGGGCGAGCTGTCGGACACCGCGCTGACCCGCGAGACCGAGATCGCCATGCAGGCGGACGGGCTGCCCAACACCTTCGTCCCCGGCCGCAACCTGCTGTTCCTGACCTTCGCCGCCGCGCTCGCCTACCGGCGCGGGCTGCGCCACATCGTCGGCGGCATGTGCGAGACGGATTTCTCCGGCTACCCCGATTGCCGCGACGACACCATCAAGGCGCTGCAGCTGGCGCTGAACCTCGGCATGGAGCGCCGCTTCATCCTGCACACCCCGCTGATGTGGCTGGACAAGGGCGAGACCTGGGCGCTGGCCGAGCGGCTGGGCGGCCAGCGCCTGGTCTGCGACATCGTCGAGAAGACCCATACCTGCTACCGCGGCGAGCGCGGCGCATTGCACCCCTGGGGGCATGGCTGCGCTGCGTGCCCGGCTTGCGAGTTGCGCGCCAGGGGCTGGGCGGAGTACCAGTCGCGCCGCTGA
- a CDS encoding VUT family protein — MTDPRRWEGFLALIAFGLTIPAANWLIGHAGTVCVPNGPCLIPVAPGIMAPSGVLMIGLALVLRDFVQRRLGLRFAWAAIVAGTALSALLAPPALVLASATAFLLSETADLLVYTPLQRRNLVLAVLASGLVGLVVDSVFFLAIAFGDLGYLPGQVMGKLWMVLLALPLTAWLRRADARRGILPA; from the coding sequence ATGACCGACCCACGCCGGTGGGAGGGCTTCCTGGCCCTCATCGCCTTCGGCCTCACCATTCCCGCGGCGAACTGGCTGATCGGCCATGCCGGCACGGTCTGCGTGCCGAACGGGCCCTGCCTCATCCCGGTCGCCCCGGGCATCATGGCGCCCTCCGGCGTGCTGATGATCGGCCTGGCCCTGGTGCTGCGCGACTTCGTGCAGCGCCGCCTCGGCCTGCGCTTCGCCTGGGCCGCGATCGTGGCGGGCACCGCGCTCTCCGCCCTGCTGGCGCCGCCGGCGCTGGTGCTGGCCTCGGCCACCGCCTTCCTGCTCAGCGAGACCGCCGACCTCCTGGTCTATACCCCGCTGCAGCGGCGCAACCTGGTGCTGGCGGTGCTCGCCTCCGGCCTGGTCGGGCTGGTGGTGGACAGCGTGTTCTTCCTGGCCATCGCCTTCGGCGATCTCGGCTACCTGCCCGGCCAGGTGATGGGCAAGCTGTGGATGGTGCTGCTGGCCCTGCCGCTGACCGCCTGGCTGCGCCGCGCCGACGCCCGCCGCGGCATCCTCCCCGCCTGA
- the tgt gene encoding tRNA guanosine(34) transglycosylase Tgt, with the protein MTLSWSCQCQDGKARAGTLHTAHGDVATPVFMPVGTAGTVKGMTADAVRATGAQIVLGNTYHLMLRPGAERVAKLGGLHEMMDWHGPILTDSGGFQVMSLSQLRKLDKDGVTFQSHINGQKFRLTPERSIEIQHLLDADITMCFDECTPFPATHEVAAQSMRLSMAWAARSRAAFVERPGYGLFGIQQGSVYEDLRAESAKALREIGFEGYAIGGLAVGEGQEEMFRVLDFCVPMLPETHPRYLMGVGTPSDLIGAVRRGVDMFDCVMPTRSGRTGRAYTSRGVLNIRNARHAEDTSPLDPECDCPACTRHSRGYLHHLFKADEMLGPILLSWHNIRYYQRLMQRLRQAILDGRFEQEAAAIEAGWAPQAEETTA; encoded by the coding sequence ATGACACTCTCCTGGAGCTGCCAGTGCCAGGACGGGAAGGCCCGTGCCGGCACGCTGCACACCGCGCATGGCGATGTGGCCACCCCGGTCTTCATGCCGGTCGGCACCGCCGGCACGGTGAAGGGCATGACGGCGGACGCCGTGCGCGCCACCGGCGCGCAGATCGTGCTCGGCAACACCTATCACCTGATGCTGCGCCCGGGCGCCGAGCGGGTCGCCAAACTCGGCGGCCTGCACGAGATGATGGACTGGCACGGGCCGATCCTGACCGATTCCGGCGGCTTCCAGGTCATGTCCCTGTCGCAGCTGCGCAAGCTGGACAAGGACGGCGTCACCTTCCAGAGCCACATCAACGGCCAGAAATTCCGCCTGACGCCGGAGCGCAGCATCGAGATCCAGCACCTGCTGGATGCCGACATCACCATGTGCTTCGACGAATGCACACCCTTCCCGGCCACGCATGAGGTGGCGGCGCAATCCATGCGGCTGTCCATGGCCTGGGCCGCGCGCTCCCGCGCCGCTTTTGTCGAGCGGCCGGGCTATGGGCTGTTCGGCATCCAGCAGGGCAGCGTCTATGAGGATCTCCGCGCCGAGAGCGCCAAGGCCCTGCGCGAGATCGGCTTCGAGGGCTACGCCATTGGCGGCCTGGCGGTCGGCGAAGGACAGGAAGAAATGTTCCGCGTCCTCGATTTCTGCGTGCCGATGCTGCCGGAGACGCATCCACGCTACCTGATGGGCGTCGGAACGCCATCGGATTTGATCGGGGCGGTGCGGCGCGGCGTCGACATGTTCGATTGCGTGATGCCAACGCGTTCGGGCCGCACGGGGCGCGCTTATACCAGCCGCGGCGTGCTGAACATCCGCAATGCCCGGCATGCCGAGGACACCTCGCCGCTCGACCCGGAATGCGACTGCCCCGCTTGCACAAGGCACAGCCGGGGCTATCTGCACCATCTGTTCAAGGCGGATGAGATGCTGGGGCCGATCCTGCTCTCCTGGCACAATATCCGCTACTACCAGCGCCTGATGCAGCGCCTGCGCCAGGCCATCCTCGATGGTCGCTTCGAGCAGGAAGCCGCCGCCATCGAGGCCGGCTGGGCGCCGCAGGCCGAGGAAACCACCGCATGA